In Providencia sneebia DSM 19967, one DNA window encodes the following:
- a CDS encoding D-amino acid dehydrogenase has product MTKHVVVIGAGVIGLSTAYALIKAGQKVTLLESESDIGMQTSFANGGQLSYRYVSPLADAGVPLQGLSWMGKNNSPLNLKIQFSLSQWSWLTQFTFACTRTTNKLNGSHLLRLSLLSQNIMNTWRKNGDIAYFAWEKSGKLIIHRDEKSFKKASSTIDSQFQKVLTPQEIIELEPSLENIQSQLVGAIYAPDDETADCYLFCKNLLQYLSIQPLFEIKLQHSVQSFIKQDNRITGVVTQQGTIKADDIIICAGNGSRNLLKPIGINVPILGLKGYSLSIDYPQEENIVPKMSVTDYGNKIVYAKLNEQLRIAAMVDIGYDNAGLRKNRIAALKNIITKTFPNLSEINDAQSWYGLRPSTPKGPPLLGKTAYNNLWLNIGHGSLGFTLAAGSAEILSQLITQQSSPISLDGFTR; this is encoded by the coding sequence ATGACTAAACATGTAGTGGTTATTGGTGCAGGCGTAATAGGGTTAAGCACAGCTTATGCTTTAATTAAGGCAGGTCAAAAAGTTACTTTACTTGAATCCGAATCAGATATTGGCATGCAAACTAGTTTTGCTAATGGAGGTCAACTTAGTTACCGTTATGTATCTCCTCTCGCGGATGCAGGCGTACCATTACAAGGGCTAAGTTGGATGGGTAAAAATAATTCCCCATTAAATTTAAAAATTCAATTTTCATTATCGCAATGGTCTTGGTTAACACAATTTACCTTTGCCTGTACTCGCACGACAAATAAACTTAATGGCTCCCATCTTTTAAGGTTATCTTTGCTAAGTCAAAATATTATGAATACATGGCGAAAAAATGGTGATATAGCTTATTTTGCATGGGAAAAATCAGGAAAATTAATTATTCATCGCGATGAAAAAAGCTTTAAAAAAGCAAGTAGTACTATAGATAGCCAATTTCAAAAAGTTTTAACTCCACAGGAAATCATTGAATTAGAACCATCATTAGAAAATATTCAATCACAGCTTGTAGGAGCAATTTATGCTCCAGATGATGAAACGGCTGATTGTTACCTGTTTTGTAAAAATCTTCTCCAATATTTATCCATACAACCTTTATTTGAAATAAAATTACAACATTCTGTACAATCTTTTATTAAACAAGACAACCGCATTACCGGTGTAGTCACTCAACAAGGAACAATTAAAGCTGATGATATTATTATCTGTGCGGGTAATGGAAGCCGTAATTTATTAAAACCAATTGGTATTAATGTCCCTATTTTAGGATTAAAAGGTTACAGCCTCAGTATCGATTATCCACAGGAAGAAAATATTGTTCCTAAAATGAGCGTCACCGATTATGGTAATAAAATTGTTTATGCAAAACTGAATGAACAATTACGTATCGCAGCAATGGTAGATATTGGCTATGACAACGCAGGACTGCGTAAAAATAGAATAGCAGCGCTCAAAAATATCATCACAAAAACATTTCCCAATTTATCCGAAATTAATGATGCACAAAGTTGGTATGGCTTGCGTCCATCGACACCAAAAGGTCCGCCTTTACTGGGAAAAACGGCTTATAATAATCTTTGGCTAAACATTGGCCATGGTAGTCTTGGTTTCACATTAGCAGCAGGTAGCGCAGAAATATTAAGTCAATTAATTACACAACAATCATCCCCTATTTCTTTAGATGGATTCACGAGATAA
- a CDS encoding LysR family transcriptional regulator, whose translation MKLRHLDIFYAVMTCGSLTRAAEVLHISQPAASKALKHAEQQLGLVLFQRIRGKLIPTDEANLLFTEAKEVYRNLDKLRILAQNLSRNPQGKLAIGCLPSLGLNLVPEVTALFIKKHPNIKLTIGTHHTTDILQLLNQQDLDIGIGFNLAIEGGITVLPIANIPLVYVDSLSPKQIPVSLFDINQERWIHPGSDSLAQMLQTLHEFSESNISVHTYHMAAEFVQAGLGCSITDIFSAEHTLPESMIYPLKEDLQLSVSVFHRADKPLTKAAQNYVNTLALTLEKRNKVVNQKLYSNDENSIV comes from the coding sequence ATGAAGCTAAGGCACCTTGATATTTTTTATGCAGTCATGACTTGTGGCTCTTTAACACGAGCAGCAGAAGTTTTACATATATCCCAACCTGCGGCTAGTAAAGCCTTAAAACATGCAGAGCAGCAACTTGGGCTAGTTTTATTTCAGCGAATTAGGGGAAAGTTAATTCCAACTGATGAAGCCAATCTCCTATTTACTGAAGCTAAAGAAGTGTATCGTAATTTGGATAAACTCAGAATTTTAGCACAAAATTTATCACGTAACCCGCAAGGCAAATTAGCTATAGGCTGCCTACCAAGCTTAGGTTTAAATTTAGTTCCTGAAGTGACTGCCTTGTTTATAAAAAAACACCCTAATATAAAACTCACTATAGGCACTCACCATACAACGGATATTTTGCAATTATTAAACCAACAAGATTTAGATATTGGTATTGGCTTTAATCTTGCTATTGAAGGAGGCATCACAGTGCTTCCTATTGCCAATATCCCATTAGTTTATGTTGATAGTCTGTCCCCTAAACAAATCCCTGTTTCACTCTTTGATATTAACCAAGAACGTTGGATCCATCCAGGCTCGGATTCTCTTGCCCAAATGCTACAAACTTTACATGAATTCTCAGAATCCAATATAAGCGTACACACTTATCATATGGCAGCTGAATTTGTTCAGGCCGGCTTAGGATGTAGTATTACAGATATTTTTTCTGCTGAACATACGCTTCCTGAATCAATGATCTATCCCCTTAAAGAAGATCTACAACTTTCTGTATCCGTTTTTCATCGAGCAGATAAGCCATTAACAAAGGCTGCACAAAATTATGTGAATACACTGGCATTAACTCTCGAGAAAAGAAATAAAGTGGTTAACCAAAAGTTATACTCCAATGATGAAAACTCAATTGTTTAG
- a CDS encoding universal stress protein, with product MYKTILVPIDVTEDALTELVIPHVNALQKLNNASVHFLAVTAPISNYLRYGGTILPGDFPNDEKQAELILDELREKVKLFSIPADKVYLSSSIGSVRDEILSIAEEINADIILLGSRRPSMSTYLLGSNAASVVRYAKTSVLVIR from the coding sequence ATGTATAAAACAATTTTAGTTCCAATTGATGTAACCGAAGATGCACTGACTGAATTAGTTATTCCACATGTTAATGCTCTACAAAAACTAAATAATGCATCTGTCCATTTCCTTGCTGTTACTGCGCCAATTTCTAATTATTTACGTTACGGCGGAACTATCCTACCGGGTGATTTTCCTAATGATGAAAAACAAGCAGAATTAATTCTGGATGAGTTAAGAGAAAAAGTTAAACTTTTCTCTATTCCTGCTGATAAAGTCTATCTTTCATCTTCAATTGGCTCTGTTCGTGATGAAATATTGTCTATCGCAGAAGAAATCAATGCTGATATTATTTTATTAGGTTCACGTCGCCCAAGTATGTCAACTTACTTACTCGGTTCAAATGCGGCATCTGTTGTACGTTATGCGAAAACTTCGGTTTTAGTTATTCGCTAA
- a CDS encoding YbaK/EbsC family protein, whose amino-acid sequence MSIESVKEFIACHAPDIEVIETEGITATVEQAAIVHNVEPNQIAKTLSLKVKNTVVLVVCAGEARLDNLKVKQALGGKARMLRADEVVELTGHPIGGVCPFGLPTDLPVYCDISLKLYQEVVPAAGSVNSALRISPQRMVELTQATWIDVCQ is encoded by the coding sequence ATGAGTATTGAATCTGTTAAAGAATTTATTGCGTGCCATGCACCTGATATAGAAGTTATTGAGACTGAGGGCATTACTGCAACTGTTGAACAAGCTGCTATTGTCCATAATGTAGAGCCTAATCAAATTGCAAAAACCTTATCACTCAAGGTAAAAAATACGGTAGTTCTTGTTGTTTGTGCAGGCGAAGCGCGACTTGATAATTTAAAAGTCAAGCAAGCTTTAGGTGGTAAGGCAAGAATGCTCAGGGCTGATGAGGTTGTTGAATTGACAGGACATCCTATTGGTGGCGTTTGTCCTTTTGGTCTTCCTACTGATTTACCTGTATATTGTGATATATCTCTTAAATTGTATCAGGAAGTTGTTCCTGCCGCAGGATCGGTAAATAGCGCATTAAGGATCTCACCACAACGTATGGTGGAATTAACACAAGCGACTTGGATTGATGTTTGCCAATAA
- a CDS encoding bestrophin family protein, with protein MVIRPSQHWFFRLLDWHGSVLSKITFRLSLNIFISIIAVLCYQWYEQLGVHLTIAPFSLLGIAIAIFLGFRNNASYSRLVEARTLWGTLLIQQRNILRNIKVILPNDNNYQKEICQLAIAFSWSLKHQLRKTNPMVDLYRLLPTTILKDVINSPFPTNRILLHLGFKIGELRDKNIISDVIFQSMNKELNLLSDVLGGCERISNTPIPFAYTLILQRTVYLFCTLLPFALVSDLHYMTPFVSVFISYTFLAWDALAEELEDPFGISANDLPLNAICNTIERNALEMMDIHPLPMPLKPNKYFNLL; from the coding sequence ATGGTTATTCGCCCTTCTCAACATTGGTTTTTCAGATTACTCGATTGGCATGGTTCAGTTCTCTCAAAAATAACATTTAGATTATCATTAAATATTTTTATTTCTATAATTGCTGTACTCTGTTACCAATGGTATGAACAATTAGGTGTTCATTTGACTATAGCACCCTTTAGTCTCTTAGGTATCGCAATAGCCATATTTTTAGGTTTTCGTAACAATGCTAGTTATAGTCGGTTAGTCGAAGCAAGAACCTTGTGGGGAACATTACTTATCCAGCAAAGAAATATTTTACGTAATATTAAAGTTATTCTTCCAAATGATAATAATTATCAAAAAGAAATTTGTCAGCTAGCGATTGCTTTTTCATGGAGCTTAAAACATCAATTAAGAAAAACTAATCCAATGGTTGATCTTTATCGATTATTACCTACAACTATTCTAAAAGATGTTATAAATAGTCCATTTCCAACCAATAGAATTTTATTACATCTTGGTTTCAAGATAGGAGAATTACGCGATAAAAATATTATCAGTGATGTTATTTTTCAATCAATGAATAAAGAATTAAATTTATTATCTGATGTTTTAGGTGGCTGTGAACGTATATCAAATACACCTATTCCCTTTGCGTATACCCTAATTCTCCAAAGAACAGTTTATCTTTTCTGCACACTATTACCTTTTGCTTTAGTCAGTGATCTCCATTATATGACCCCATTTGTTTCGGTCTTTATCTCTTATACTTTCCTAGCTTGGGATGCATTAGCAGAAGAACTTGAAGATCCATTCGGTATATCCGCAAATGATCTACCTTTAAATGCAATCTGCAATACTATAGAAAGAAATGCATTAGAAATGATGGATATTCATCCTCTGCCTATGCCATTAAAACCAAATAAATATTTTAATCTATTATAA
- a CDS encoding Dps family protein, which translates to MSKAKELQVRPLKTPTDLPAEATKDISAAMNTILADIFALYLKTKNFHWHMSGPHFRDYHLLLDEQSDQLFAMTDPIAERVRKIGGLTLKSISEISKKQRISDNNAEYVEPLDMLAELAEDNKQLAAEFREAHELTSKFGDHSTTSLIENWLDETERRVWFLFEASRDAKTSGH; encoded by the coding sequence ATGAGTAAAGCTAAAGAATTACAAGTTAGACCTTTGAAAACACCTACAGATCTCCCTGCTGAAGCAACAAAAGACATTAGCGCAGCCATGAATACAATACTCGCTGATATTTTTGCTCTTTATTTGAAGACTAAAAATTTTCATTGGCACATGAGTGGTCCGCACTTTAGGGATTATCATTTGCTACTTGATGAACAAAGCGATCAATTGTTTGCTATGACAGATCCAATTGCGGAGCGCGTACGTAAAATCGGTGGCTTAACACTAAAATCTATTAGCGAAATATCAAAAAAACAAAGAATTAGTGATAACAATGCAGAATATGTTGAGCCTCTTGATATGCTCGCCGAACTCGCTGAAGATAATAAACAATTAGCCGCTGAATTCAGAGAAGCACATGAATTAACATCTAAATTTGGCGATCATTCTACCACTAGCTTAATCGAAAATTGGCTGGATGAAACTGAGCGTAGAGTTTGGTTCCTCTTTGAAGCTAGCCGTGATGCTAAAACTTCAGGTCATTAA
- the gltS gene encoding sodium/glutamate symporter — MILDANYTLLVACLALLIGMFVVKFTPFLQNNHIPEAVVGGFIVAIILLIIDKTVGYTFSFDSSLQSILMITFFSSIGLSSDFSRLIKGGKPLVLLTIAVTILIAIQNTVGMGLAVLLNESPFIGLIAGSITLTGGHGNAGAWGPILADKYGVTGAVELAMACATIGLVLGGLIGGPVARHLLKKVTIPKASEIEKETILEAFEQPSVKRKINANNVIETISMLIICIVAGGYISDLLKDTVVQLPTFVWCLFVGIIIRNVLAHIFKHEVFEPTVDVLGSVALSLFLAMALMSLKFGQLASMAGPVLIIIAVQTVVMILFACFVTFKMMGKDYDAVVISAGHCGFGMGATPTAIANMQTVTKAFSPSHKAFLVVPLVGAFIVDISNSILIKIFIEIGTYFT, encoded by the coding sequence ATGATCTTAGATGCTAATTACACTTTATTAGTTGCTTGCTTAGCGCTACTTATAGGAATGTTCGTTGTAAAATTTACCCCATTTCTACAAAATAACCATATTCCAGAAGCCGTTGTTGGAGGTTTCATTGTTGCTATTATTTTACTTATCATTGATAAAACGGTTGGATATACATTTAGTTTCGATTCCTCTTTACAAAGTATTTTAATGATAACCTTCTTCTCATCTATTGGTCTTAGCTCAGATTTTTCGCGATTAATAAAAGGAGGAAAACCTTTAGTATTACTGACAATAGCAGTCACAATCTTAATCGCAATTCAAAATACCGTTGGTATGGGTTTGGCAGTCCTCTTAAATGAAAGCCCATTTATTGGTTTAATTGCCGGTTCAATCACATTAACGGGTGGTCATGGTAATGCGGGGGCTTGGGGGCCAATATTGGCAGACAAATATGGCGTTACTGGCGCAGTAGAATTAGCAATGGCTTGTGCCACTATTGGTTTAGTATTAGGTGGATTAATTGGCGGCCCAGTCGCAAGGCATTTACTTAAAAAAGTAACGATCCCAAAAGCCAGTGAAATAGAAAAAGAGACAATACTTGAAGCTTTTGAGCAACCAAGCGTAAAAAGAAAAATAAATGCCAATAACGTCATTGAAACAATCTCAATGTTGATTATCTGTATTGTTGCGGGTGGTTATATTAGTGATTTATTGAAAGATACGGTTGTTCAATTACCAACTTTCGTTTGGTGTTTATTTGTAGGTATCATTATTCGTAATGTGCTGGCGCATATATTTAAACATGAAGTATTTGAACCAACGGTTGATGTATTAGGCAGCGTTGCTTTATCTTTATTTCTAGCAATGGCATTAATGTCATTAAAATTTGGTCAACTTGCAAGTATGGCGGGGCCAGTATTAATTATTATTGCAGTACAAACTGTTGTCATGATTTTATTTGCTTGCTTTGTGACATTTAAGATGATGGGTAAAGATTATGATGCTGTGGTAATTAGTGCGGGGCACTGCGGATTTGGTATGGGCGCAACCCCAACAGCAATTGCAAATATGCAAACTGTCACAAAAGCCTTCAGCCCTTCACACAAAGCCTTTTTAGTTGTTCCATTGGTGGGGGCTTTCATTGTTGATATTTCAAATAGTATTTTGATTAAAATATTTATCGAGATTGGAACTTATTTTACTTAA
- a CDS encoding tyrosine-type DNA invertase, producing the protein MKKRSFMTQTEVESLLQAAQEGKYPERDYYLFLMGFLHGFRVSELRLLSLDDIDIKQKTIYVKRLKSGLSTVQPLVPEEYNALVKWLKIREQIASEENKWVFLSQKNQPLSRSQIFRLITKYGQEANLTIKIHPHMLRHACGYALADLGRDTRLIQDYLGHRNIAHTVLYTASNEKRFNGIWD; encoded by the coding sequence ATGAAAAAAAGAAGTTTCATGACACAAACTGAAGTTGAATCTTTACTTCAAGCCGCTCAAGAAGGCAAATATCCCGAAAGAGATTATTATTTATTTCTTATGGGTTTTTTGCATGGGTTTCGAGTCAGCGAATTACGCTTATTATCTCTTGACGATATTGATATTAAACAAAAAACGATTTATGTCAAACGATTAAAATCAGGTCTTTCCACTGTACAACCGCTTGTGCCTGAGGAATATAATGCTTTAGTTAAATGGTTAAAAATACGTGAACAAATAGCTTCTGAAGAAAATAAATGGGTATTTTTATCTCAAAAAAATCAACCACTCTCACGTAGTCAAATTTTTCGCTTGATAACAAAATATGGACAAGAAGCGAATTTAACTATCAAAATTCATCCCCATATGCTACGCCATGCTTGTGGTTATGCACTTGCAGATTTAGGTCGAGATACTCGATTAATTCAAGATTATTTAGGTCACCGCAATATTGCCCACACCGTACTTTATACTGCAAGCAACGAAAAACGGTTTAATGGCATTTGGGATTAA
- a CDS encoding GNAT family N-acetyltransferase yields MDIQLQRLSQINSKDIIELNTHPKVLEHMPLGDTQFDDEYCRAWVAQKEEHWNQFGYGVWALIIDGQFCGWGGFQNEDGDADLALVLHPNYWGYGKKITKKMIEQGFSELNFSSITIHLPLSRTKLSVFFRSGFYFDAQVNFDQIPFKRFRLDKHKYQILK; encoded by the coding sequence ATGGATATTCAATTACAGCGTTTAAGTCAGATTAATAGCAAAGATATTATTGAATTAAATACTCATCCTAAAGTGCTAGAGCATATGCCGCTTGGTGATACTCAATTTGATGATGAATATTGTCGTGCATGGGTTGCACAGAAGGAAGAACATTGGAACCAGTTTGGTTATGGGGTGTGGGCACTTATTATAGATGGACAATTTTGTGGTTGGGGTGGTTTTCAAAATGAGGATGGTGATGCAGATTTGGCTTTAGTTTTACATCCAAATTATTGGGGATACGGAAAGAAAATTACTAAGAAAATGATAGAGCAAGGATTTAGTGAATTAAATTTTTCATCAATAACTATTCATTTGCCATTAAGCCGAACTAAATTATCAGTCTTTTTCCGAAGTGGTTTTTATTTTGATGCACAGGTCAATTTTGATCAAATTCCGTTTAAACGTTTTAGATTAGATAAACATAAATACCAGATTTTAAAATAA
- a CDS encoding RidA family protein → MSIKRNNPKSRLADSVEYSGLVYLSGQVPNDLSGDITQQTKEVLNKIDELLANSNSDKKRILSAQIWMKDISRDFSAFNSVWESWMPTENSPARAAVEANMAREQVLVEIMVIAAQY, encoded by the coding sequence ATGTCGATTAAACGCAATAACCCCAAATCACGATTAGCTGATAGCGTTGAATATTCAGGTTTAGTTTATTTATCTGGGCAAGTTCCCAATGATTTATCAGGAGATATTACTCAACAGACCAAAGAAGTGCTCAATAAGATTGATGAATTACTGGCAAATAGTAATAGTGATAAAAAACGGATACTCTCAGCTCAAATTTGGATGAAAGATATATCACGTGATTTCTCTGCTTTTAATTCTGTTTGGGAGTCTTGGATGCCAACAGAAAATAGCCCTGCTCGCGCAGCAGTTGAAGCTAATATGGCGAGAGAGCAAGTTCTAGTTGAAATTATGGTGATTGCTGCTCAATATTAA
- a CDS encoding LysR family transcriptional regulator, whose protein sequence is MRWVIDIKQLQYLIALDKTQHFGQAAEICHVTQPTLSMRLRNLERELDVILIKRSSRFEGFTEEGEKILKWAKTMQAAYDGLQAEAANFRQQLFGLLRIGIVPLNNIQPISMLQYLSNLLPEVRFHISSSGSEKIIDEINNNSLDIGICYLDNANKQQHEIYPLQKTKLGLLYNKQQFTPKGKSVSWETVSNLPLALLTQANHFRQSVDLTFQRYNLKPSIIIESESTLHLIQAVNLAYCASIIPLTKGIEKMNKNIDIIPIDDATVNGSLGLLIRREEPRSALIETCFQHMCEYLKKQQPE, encoded by the coding sequence TTGAGGTGGGTTATTGATATTAAACAACTGCAATATTTGATTGCATTAGATAAAACACAACACTTTGGTCAAGCAGCCGAAATATGCCATGTAACACAACCGACTCTTTCTATGAGATTGCGTAATCTTGAAAGAGAGCTCGATGTTATTTTAATTAAGCGTAGCTCACGTTTTGAAGGTTTTACTGAAGAAGGGGAAAAAATATTAAAGTGGGCTAAGACAATGCAAGCGGCTTATGATGGTTTACAAGCCGAAGCTGCTAATTTCCGTCAACAATTATTTGGCTTATTACGTATTGGTATTGTACCACTTAACAATATTCAGCCAATTTCCATGTTACAATATTTATCAAATCTATTACCAGAGGTAAGATTCCATATTAGTTCAAGTGGTAGCGAAAAAATTATCGATGAAATTAATAATAATAGTTTAGATATTGGTATTTGTTATTTAGATAATGCAAATAAACAACAACATGAAATTTATCCATTACAAAAAACCAAACTAGGCTTGTTATATAATAAGCAACAATTTACTCCTAAGGGAAAAAGCGTTTCTTGGGAAACCGTTTCTAACTTGCCTTTAGCATTATTAACACAAGCAAATCATTTTCGCCAATCAGTTGATCTCACATTTCAACGATATAACCTTAAACCATCAATTATTATTGAAAGCGAATCAACTCTACATTTAATTCAAGCCGTTAATCTTGCATATTGTGCATCAATTATTCCATTAACAAAAGGAATTGAAAAGATGAACAAGAATATTGATATTATCCCGATAGATGATGCCACAGTGAATGGCTCGTTAGGCTTATTAATTAGACGAGAAGAACCCCGCTCTGCATTAATCGAAACCTGTTTCCAACATATGTGTGAATATTTAAAAAAACAGCAACCAGAATAA
- a CDS encoding DUF2798 domain-containing protein gives MSSKNKNYILGIPKLPIRAMIFLVPFFLSLVMSGIVSLISTIRALGFSSEILFPWSSSWLLSWVIAFPTVFIVLPLAKRISLFLVKNEVL, from the coding sequence ATGTCTTCCAAAAATAAAAATTATATTTTAGGTATTCCTAAACTTCCTATCAGAGCAATGATATTTCTTGTTCCTTTCTTTTTGTCTTTAGTGATGAGTGGAATTGTTTCCCTAATTAGTACGATTAGAGCATTAGGTTTTAGCTCCGAGATCTTATTTCCTTGGTCAAGTTCTTGGCTATTATCTTGGGTAATTGCATTTCCGACGGTATTTATTGTATTACCTTTAGCAAAGAGAATTTCTTTGTTTTTGGTGAAAAATGAAGTCTTATAA
- a CDS encoding manganese efflux pump MntP family protein, whose protein sequence is MSFYALFILAFALSMDSFAVAVCKGSTLHKPSYKEALRTGVVFGFIEALMPLTGWIIGIGASHFVMQWNHWIAFGLLFILGGHMIYQSLVVKEDVLEEKKNKHSYLNLIITSIATSIDAMAVGLGLAFLEVNIVHAIFIIGLTTMGMATIGVMAGKHVSTILGKKTELIAGLILISIGVFILLENI, encoded by the coding sequence ATGAGCTTTTATGCCCTGTTTATCCTCGCATTTGCCTTATCAATGGATTCTTTTGCAGTTGCTGTGTGTAAAGGATCCACACTTCATAAACCATCTTATAAAGAAGCTTTAAGAACTGGTGTTGTTTTTGGTTTTATTGAAGCATTAATGCCATTAACGGGTTGGATTATTGGTATTGGTGCAAGTCATTTTGTTATGCAATGGAATCATTGGATAGCTTTTGGTCTTCTATTTATTTTAGGTGGCCATATGATTTATCAAAGTTTAGTCGTAAAAGAAGATGTTTTAGAAGAGAAAAAGAATAAACATAGTTATTTAAATCTTATTATAACTTCAATTGCAACGAGTATTGATGCAATGGCGGTTGGGCTAGGACTCGCATTCCTTGAAGTCAATATAGTTCATGCAATCTTTATTATAGGATTAACAACTATGGGAATGGCAACTATTGGTGTTATGGCAGGTAAGCATGTTAGCACTATTCTAGGTAAGAAAACTGAATTAATTGCAGGTTTAATATTGATCAGTATTGGTGTATTTATTTTATTAGAAAATATCTAA
- a CDS encoding acetyltransferase — protein sequence MNIQPANCEQFDEIIKVWESSVKATHHFLPENKRQELKLAILKQYLPNLTVFVSSDNHNHITGFLGVDDNKLEMLFVSAENRGKGIGKQLLNFAIHQLKINEVDVNEQNPQAIGFYQHMGFTQVSRSELDGEGNPYPILHMQLSSSI from the coding sequence ATGAATATTCAACCCGCTAATTGTGAACAATTTGATGAAATAATTAAAGTTTGGGAATCTTCAGTTAAAGCTACACATCACTTTTTACCCGAAAATAAACGACAAGAATTAAAATTAGCAATTCTTAAGCAATATTTACCAAATCTAACTGTTTTTGTTTCATCAGATAATCACAACCATATTACAGGCTTTCTAGGTGTTGATGACAATAAACTTGAAATGTTATTTGTTTCTGCGGAAAATAGGGGAAAAGGTATCGGTAAACAATTACTTAATTTTGCTATTCATCAGTTAAAAATTAATGAAGTCGATGTCAATGAGCAAAATCCACAGGCTATTGGCTTTTATCAGCATATGGGATTTACACAAGTTTCACGTTCTGAACTAGATGGTGAAGGTAATCCATATCCAATATTACATATGCAGCTATCATCTAGCATTTAA
- a CDS encoding Dyp-type peroxidase — protein MKYQDVTKTPGESSYFLVFNLVDVDKNRDGLIDFFNNLSGIIRSMRTRFPALETSCVMGFGANAWSKLFPHLNKPKELATFEEIKGSKFTAVSTPGDLFFHIRALNMSCCYEFGSIISQKLEGMVTHVDEVHGFRYMDGRSIIGFVDGTENPEMEDERVAYAVIGDEDPEFTGGSYAFAQKYLHDINAWQSLTVEEQDKVIGRHKFNDVELTDEQKLPGSHNVVTNIQDENGDDLKIVRANMPFSNPSKNEYGTYFIGYARYFSTTRRMLENMFRGTENGATDELLRFSTAVTGTLFFIPSPTFLDDVE, from the coding sequence ATGAAATATCAAGATGTAACAAAAACGCCAGGTGAAAGTTCTTATTTCCTCGTTTTTAATCTCGTGGATGTAGATAAAAATCGGGATGGATTGATTGATTTTTTTAATAATTTATCTGGTATTATCCGTAGCATGAGAACACGTTTTCCTGCTTTGGAAACGAGCTGTGTCATGGGATTTGGCGCCAATGCTTGGAGTAAACTTTTCCCTCATTTAAATAAGCCAAAAGAGCTAGCGACTTTTGAAGAAATAAAAGGTAGTAAATTTACAGCCGTTTCAACTCCAGGTGATCTCTTTTTCCATATTCGCGCTTTAAATATGTCATGCTGCTATGAATTTGGTTCTATTATTAGCCAAAAGCTTGAAGGTATGGTGACCCATGTTGATGAAGTGCATGGTTTCCGCTATATGGATGGAAGATCAATTATTGGTTTTGTTGATGGAACAGAAAATCCTGAAATGGAAGATGAGCGTGTTGCTTATGCAGTAATTGGTGATGAAGATCCTGAATTTACAGGTGGGAGTTATGCATTTGCGCAGAAATATCTTCATGACATCAATGCTTGGCAGAGTTTAACAGTTGAAGAACAAGACAAAGTTATCGGGCGCCATAAATTTAATGATGTAGAACTCACTGACGAGCAAAAATTACCGGGATCGCATAATGTAGTGACAAATATTCAAGATGAAAATGGTGATGATCTTAAAATCGTTCGAGCTAACATGCCATTTTCGAATCCATCTAAAAATGAATATGGAACGTATTTTATTGGTTATGCGAGATATTTTTCTACAACGCGTCGAATGCTTGAAAATATGTTTCGTGGTACAGAAAATGGTGCAACTGATGAATTATTAAGATTTAGTACAGCTGTTACTGGAACACTATTCTTTATTCCATCTCCTACTTTTTTAGATGATGTTGAATAA